A genomic segment from Alteribacillus bidgolensis encodes:
- a CDS encoding asparaginase, which yields MKKILLIGTGGTIASVKSDKGLTPGISPEDMASKFASRFNCEVDSKVCLNLDSTNIYPNHWIEIATIIHNNYDKYDGFVITHGTDTMAYTAAALHSMLIHLGKPVVLTGSQIPLSLMNSDGEKNLIDTVHYASEGMAGVYIVFNSRVIKGTRAVKLRTRSNHAFESINYPYVAYIENSVITYYTRPDEPKGDQKPVLETNLCPDVFVLKLYPGINKEIFQFIADHYKGVIIECFGSGGIPFYEVNLADEIRELIRLGVVVVLTTQCLEEGIDIDLYEVGRKIDKDKVVISNDMNTEALVPKLMIALGKFKTMHEVIHQINLEIVKESIEYQF from the coding sequence ATGAAAAAAATACTTCTTATTGGTACAGGAGGAACAATAGCGTCGGTTAAGAGTGATAAGGGACTTACCCCTGGAATCAGCCCTGAAGATATGGCGAGTAAATTCGCGAGTCGATTTAATTGTGAGGTGGATTCCAAAGTATGCTTAAACCTTGATAGTACAAACATTTATCCAAATCATTGGATTGAAATCGCTACAATTATCCACAACAATTACGATAAGTATGATGGTTTTGTCATTACCCATGGTACAGATACAATGGCCTATACCGCAGCTGCCCTACATTCGATGTTAATACACTTGGGCAAGCCTGTCGTTCTGACGGGATCTCAAATTCCGCTCTCATTAATGAATTCTGATGGAGAAAAAAATCTTATAGATACTGTTCATTATGCTTCTGAGGGAATGGCAGGGGTTTATATTGTTTTTAACAGCCGAGTAATCAAAGGAACAAGAGCAGTAAAGTTGAGAACGCGAAGCAATCATGCTTTTGAAAGTATTAATTATCCTTATGTGGCTTATATAGAGAATTCTGTTATTACTTATTATACTAGGCCTGATGAACCAAAAGGTGATCAGAAACCTGTATTGGAAACCAATTTATGTCCTGATGTATTTGTACTTAAACTTTATCCGGGAATCAATAAAGAAATTTTTCAGTTTATCGCTGATCATTACAAAGGGGTCATTATAGAATGTTTTGGGAGTGGCGGAATACCTTTCTATGAAGTGAATTTAGCTGACGAAATCAGAGAGTTAATAAGGTTGGGGGTGGTTGTTGTCCTAACTACTCAATGTCTTGAAGAAGGAATTGATATAGATCTATATGAAGTAGGCCGAAAGATAGACAAAGATAAAGTAGTAATCTCAAACGATATGAATACAGAAGCGCTTGTACCGAAGTTAATGATTGCTCTAGGGAAATTTAAGACTATGCATGAAGTTATTCATCAAATAAATCTGGAGATCGTAAAAGAAAGTATCGAATATCAATTTTAA
- the aspA gene encoding aspartate ammonia-lyase produces the protein MLHMKTVRVEKDFLGIKEIPEDAYYGIQTLRAYENFPITSYRIHESLITSVSMVKKAAAEANISTGRLSSHLGNAIINAATDIIYGQYHDQFIVDPIQGGAGTSINMNANEVICNRALEILGKDKGEYSYLSPNNHVNMSQSTNDVFPTTIHLAVIEQIELLLVSMQHMEKIFHKKAKEFDHVIKVGRTHIQDAVPIRLGQEFQSYCRMIHRDIERITHSYKKLYEINMGATAVGTGLNADPAYVSKVVENLSRISGYPLTSAENLVDATSNTDIYTEISGNLKICMLNMSKIANDIRLMASGPRTGLNEINLPPRQPGSSIMPGKVNPVMAEVINQIAFQVVGNDHTIGLASEAGQLQLNVMEPVLVFNLLESIKVMKNGFGVFSDYCIDSIKANESLLKDNVEKSIGVVTALNPYIGYEKASEIAKKALHSGQTIRSVCLNEGILTEMELNKILDTHRMTSPGVLSTY, from the coding sequence GTGTTACATATGAAAACAGTTCGAGTTGAAAAAGATTTTTTAGGAATTAAAGAAATTCCAGAAGATGCTTATTATGGAATTCAAACATTAAGAGCCTATGAAAATTTCCCTATTACAAGCTATCGCATTCATGAATCATTAATTACTTCGGTTTCAATGGTAAAAAAAGCTGCAGCTGAAGCTAATATCTCTACTGGCCGCCTTTCCTCACATTTAGGGAATGCTATCATAAATGCAGCAACAGATATCATTTATGGGCAGTACCACGATCAATTTATTGTAGATCCGATTCAAGGAGGAGCGGGTACTTCCATAAATATGAACGCGAATGAAGTAATTTGTAATCGTGCGTTAGAAATCTTAGGGAAGGACAAAGGGGAATATTCTTACCTTAGTCCAAATAACCATGTAAATATGTCTCAATCTACAAATGATGTGTTTCCAACCACTATTCATCTTGCAGTTATAGAACAGATTGAACTGCTTCTTGTCTCTATGCAGCATATGGAAAAGATTTTTCATAAAAAAGCAAAAGAGTTTGATCATGTCATCAAAGTAGGACGAACACATATTCAAGACGCTGTACCTATCAGACTTGGACAAGAGTTTCAAAGTTATTGCAGGATGATCCATAGAGATATTGAACGGATCACCCATTCTTATAAGAAGTTGTATGAAATCAATATGGGAGCAACAGCCGTAGGGACAGGGTTGAATGCCGATCCTGCATACGTAAGCAAAGTAGTAGAAAATCTATCTAGGATAAGCGGTTACCCATTAACGTCTGCTGAAAACTTAGTTGATGCTACATCTAATACGGATATTTATACTGAAATTTCAGGTAACCTAAAAATTTGTATGCTTAATATGTCAAAGATTGCTAATGATATCCGGTTAATGGCTTCTGGCCCTAGAACTGGCTTGAATGAAATTAACCTTCCCCCACGTCAGCCAGGTTCATCTATAATGCCAGGTAAGGTTAATCCAGTAATGGCAGAAGTCATTAATCAAATAGCATTTCAAGTTGTAGGTAATGATCATACCATTGGCCTTGCCTCTGAGGCAGGACAATTACAATTAAATGTGATGGAACCTGTCCTTGTTTTTAATTTACTTGAGTCCATTAAGGTCATGAAAAATGGTTTTGGTGTGTTTTCTGATTATTGCATTGATAGTATTAAAGCAAATGAATCACTATTAAAAGATAATGTAGAGAAAAGCATTGGTGTGGTTACCGCATTAAATCCTTATATTGGTTACGAAAAAGCATCAGAAATTGCGAAAAAAGCCCTTCATTCAGGACAAACAATCCGAAGTGTATGTTTGAATGAAGGGATATTAACAGAAATGGAATTAAATAAAATACTAGATACACATAGAATGACTAGCCCAGGAGTTTTAAGTACGTATTGA